In a single window of the Flavobacterium sp. W4I14 genome:
- a CDS encoding putative GH43/DUF377 family glycosyl hydrolase (product_source=COG2152; cath_funfam=1.10.10.10; cog=COG2152; pfam=PF04041; superfamily=75005) — protein MRLYIERKPVKVNPDTKRVIARFFFNGEERALEVIRKVLEFSDEKVFSLISPILQEYSKRHRNITKILTRHCKKLKKQFAVLGTEFDDIDEYTRLLIGAYFTHEYSIESAAFFNPSIVDDPDQTDLVEGEKRVIISFRAVGEGHISSIVFRRALIDKDNNIQVLPVGNYVDEAEVVKNAIYVKKLFLKKAAYAQIDPSVLEEIESKLDDKFEYTSLSNIIKDSKSLHKENPSRLIEYDKILWLSDTYHTITFSKDTDISDRVIFPISEFERKGIEDARFVKFIKDDGKVLYYATYTAFDGSLIIPKLVQTEDFYEFKVIPLYGDGAQNKNLALFPRKIKGKYVMMSRIDGWNNYLMFSDKVNVWENPVLLKQPRYDWELVQIGNCGSPIETEKGWIVITHGVGPMRRYCIGVSLLDLENPSIEIGHLKEPLIIPNNDEREGYVPNVVYSCGSIISNGELIIPYGLSDYSSSFATVNLELLLAKLLENN, from the coding sequence ATGAGATTATACATAGAACGTAAACCAGTTAAGGTTAACCCAGATACAAAAAGAGTTATTGCACGTTTTTTTTTTAATGGAGAGGAGAGAGCATTAGAAGTAATCCGGAAAGTTTTAGAGTTTTCAGATGAAAAAGTGTTTTCGTTGATATCGCCTATCTTACAGGAATATTCTAAAAGACACCGGAATATTACCAAAATCCTGACCCGGCACTGTAAAAAATTAAAAAAACAGTTTGCGGTCCTAGGTACCGAATTTGATGATATTGATGAATATACCAGATTGTTGATTGGCGCTTACTTTACACATGAATACTCAATAGAATCGGCAGCTTTTTTTAATCCAAGCATTGTAGACGATCCTGATCAAACCGATTTAGTGGAAGGCGAAAAACGGGTAATCATTAGCTTTCGGGCTGTAGGTGAGGGACATATTTCTTCAATTGTTTTCAGGCGAGCTTTAATCGATAAAGACAATAATATTCAGGTTTTACCAGTTGGCAACTATGTTGATGAGGCTGAGGTGGTGAAGAATGCGATTTATGTAAAAAAACTATTCTTAAAAAAAGCTGCTTATGCACAAATCGATCCTTCTGTATTGGAAGAAATCGAATCAAAACTGGATGATAAATTTGAATACACCAGCTTAAGCAATATCATTAAAGATTCTAAAAGTTTACATAAAGAAAATCCATCACGCTTAATCGAATACGACAAAATACTTTGGTTATCAGACACTTACCATACCATAACTTTTTCGAAGGATACAGATATTTCTGACCGTGTAATTTTTCCTATTTCAGAATTTGAACGTAAAGGGATTGAAGATGCTCGTTTTGTTAAATTTATTAAAGATGATGGCAAAGTACTGTACTACGCTACATATACCGCCTTCGACGGTTCTTTAATTATTCCCAAGTTAGTACAAACCGAAGATTTTTACGAGTTCAAGGTGATTCCACTTTATGGCGATGGTGCACAAAACAAGAATCTGGCTTTATTTCCAAGAAAAATCAAAGGGAAATACGTGATGATGAGCCGGATAGATGGCTGGAATAACTACCTGATGTTTTCTGATAAAGTTAATGTTTGGGAAAACCCGGTTCTTTTAAAACAACCGCGCTACGATTGGGAGCTGGTACAGATCGGCAATTGTGGCTCTCCGATAGAAACAGAAAAAGGATGGATTGTAATTACACATGGGGTGGGGCCAATGCGCAGGTACTGTATTGGCGTAAGTTTATTGGATCTTGAAAACCCAAGTATAGAAATAGGCCACTTAAAAGAACCATTGATTATTCCCAACAACGATGAACGTGAAGGTTATGTGCCCAACGTCGTATATTCCTGCGGATCGATTATCAGTAATGGCGAATTAATTATTCCTTATGGTTTATCTGATTATAGTTCTTCGTTTGCAACCGTAAATCTGGAGTTGTTGCTGGCTAAACTACTGGAGAATAATTAA
- a CDS encoding hypothetical protein (product_source=COG1415; cog=COG1415; ko=KO:K09003; pfam=PF05559): protein MLVLKRSGSADLPLHYGHVPPWLAQRMATLGLAITEAILLEYGKAEVIRRLSSPFWFQSLGAVMGMDWHSSGITTSVMGALKKSINPLSKELGIYICGGKGKHSRETPNELLKIADKTGLNGTALVRASKLSAKVDNTAIQDGFQLYLHSFILSSEGDWAVVQQGMSDSSSTARRYHWHSENLKSFVEEPHTGICGINQGKILNLTANAADKTRQSMMNITAESPVRMLNEIQKLVLPDHHEVKSKDVDLKRLGSILWLAQEKQPRDFEELLLLEGMGPRTLQSMALVSEVIYGTPSRFNDPARYSFAHGGKDGHPFPVPVNVYDETISVLQKAIEKAKIGNTDKQQAIKSLHQIARNAEKDFVPNMDFEKVIQKERAESWKYGGRTVFGKEKPPKNEQLKLF, encoded by the coding sequence TTGTTAGTATTGAAAAGATCAGGAAGCGCAGATTTACCCTTACATTATGGCCATGTACCACCATGGCTGGCGCAGCGTATGGCGACACTTGGCCTGGCTATAACGGAAGCGATACTGTTAGAATATGGTAAAGCAGAAGTAATACGCCGCTTAAGCAGTCCTTTTTGGTTTCAGAGTTTAGGCGCTGTAATGGGTATGGACTGGCATTCATCTGGCATTACGACATCGGTAATGGGCGCCTTAAAGAAATCGATTAATCCCTTATCGAAAGAGCTGGGGATTTACATTTGTGGAGGCAAAGGAAAACACAGCAGAGAAACGCCAAATGAACTTTTAAAAATTGCCGATAAAACGGGTTTAAATGGAACAGCATTGGTTCGGGCCAGTAAACTCAGTGCAAAAGTAGACAACACGGCCATTCAGGATGGTTTTCAACTGTATCTTCATAGTTTTATTTTAAGCAGCGAAGGCGATTGGGCAGTAGTGCAACAAGGCATGAGCGATAGTAGCTCCACAGCGAGAAGATACCACTGGCATTCTGAAAACCTAAAATCTTTTGTCGAAGAACCGCACACCGGTATCTGTGGTATTAATCAAGGTAAGATTCTGAACCTAACGGCTAATGCTGCTGATAAGACCAGACAGAGTATGATGAATATTACAGCTGAATCGCCGGTAAGGATGCTTAATGAAATACAAAAACTGGTATTGCCCGATCATCATGAGGTAAAATCGAAAGATGTAGATTTAAAACGTTTAGGAAGTATTTTATGGCTGGCACAGGAAAAGCAACCGAGAGATTTTGAGGAATTATTATTACTCGAAGGCATGGGGCCAAGAACCTTACAATCGATGGCTTTAGTGAGCGAGGTAATTTATGGTACACCTTCGCGATTTAACGACCCTGCCCGTTATTCTTTTGCACATGGCGGCAAAGATGGGCATCCCTTCCCTGTTCCAGTAAATGTTTATGATGAGACCATAAGTGTTTTGCAGAAAGCAATTGAAAAAGCGAAGATTGGAAATACAGATAAACAACAAGCCATCAAATCTCTACATCAAATTGCACGAAATGCAGAAAAAGACTTTGTTCCGAATATGGATTTTGAAAAGGTAATTCAAAAAGAACGTGCTGAAAGCTGGAAATATGGCGGCAGAACAGTTTTTGGGAAAGAAAAACCACCAAAGAATGAGCAATTGAAGTTGTTTTAG
- a CDS encoding signal transduction histidine kinase (product_source=COG0642; cath_funfam=1.10.287.130,3.10.20.90,3.30.565.10; cog=COG0642; pfam=PF00512,PF02518; smart=SM00387,SM00388; superfamily=55781,55874) — MIPLDETLRLGKLRYYEILSTPAERTFDQIAQLAAEIFDVPNAGIGFQTDGDIFMKAQVGSSIGLPLKNDAYTFFASTPISSPEGYPIGLIYVADTKFKTAEKQQLKMLRHLAGMVMEKLESRIATRRALRAYDDRLHVLVHDLKNPMTTISLQSELLGRIPGIDDKVSLIAGKINAQSKRMIDNLNDILSVARKDAHSFKPKKAKVDLKEVLEEVKFNLDLALKQKNQTVLIDIEAPLEIFGDADKLKIIFSQLLNNAIKFSPKGKEIKISHQTAENEVTIAIKDNGVGLTEEDLDKIFLKFATLTAVATDHENTYGLGLITVNALVDVHKGKLRVESEGKDLGATFFVTLPIK; from the coding sequence ATGATTCCATTAGATGAAACCTTGCGTTTAGGAAAATTAAGATATTACGAGATTTTAAGTACACCTGCTGAGCGTACTTTTGATCAGATTGCACAATTAGCAGCTGAAATATTTGATGTTCCGAATGCGGGTATCGGTTTTCAGACGGATGGGGATATTTTTATGAAAGCACAAGTGGGATCATCAATCGGCTTACCTTTAAAAAATGATGCATATACTTTTTTTGCCTCTACTCCAATCAGCTCGCCTGAGGGTTATCCTATTGGTCTGATTTACGTTGCCGATACTAAATTTAAAACAGCCGAAAAGCAGCAGCTAAAAATGCTGAGGCATTTAGCGGGTATGGTAATGGAAAAACTGGAATCTAGAATTGCAACCAGAAGGGCTTTAAGGGCCTATGATGATCGTTTACACGTACTTGTTCATGATCTTAAAAACCCGATGACAACCATTTCACTTCAATCAGAATTGCTGGGACGCATTCCAGGTATTGATGACAAAGTTTCATTAATTGCCGGTAAGATTAATGCACAATCGAAAAGAATGATTGATAATCTGAACGACATTTTAAGCGTTGCCCGAAAAGATGCGCACTCATTTAAGCCAAAAAAAGCGAAAGTTGACCTGAAAGAAGTGCTCGAGGAAGTAAAGTTTAATCTGGATTTAGCCCTTAAACAGAAAAACCAAACTGTTTTGATCGATATTGAAGCCCCGTTAGAAATTTTTGGTGATGCGGATAAACTTAAGATTATATTTAGCCAATTACTGAACAATGCCATTAAATTTTCTCCAAAAGGAAAGGAAATTAAAATATCACATCAAACTGCAGAAAATGAAGTAACCATTGCAATAAAAGATAATGGTGTGGGTTTAACAGAAGAAGATCTTGATAAAATTTTCTTAAAATTCGCAACATTAACAGCTGTGGCTACAGATCATGAAAACACCTATGGTTTGGGATTAATTACCGTAAATGCCTTAGTGGATGTTCATAAGGGAAAGTTGAGGGTAGAAAGCGAAGGAAAAGATTTGGGTGCAACATTTTTCGTAACGCTACCCATTAAATAG
- a CDS encoding glutamate synthase (NADPH/NADH) small chain (product_source=KO:K00266; cath_funfam=1.10.1060.10,3.50.50.60; cog=COG0493; ko=KO:K00266; pfam=PF07992,PF14691; superfamily=46548,51971; tigrfam=TIGR01317), which translates to MGKVTGFQEYDRVAPTREEAATRVKHYGEFLNELPSKELNNQAARCMDCGVPFCQSGCPLGNVIPEFNDAVYQGKWELAANILLSTNNFPEFTGRICPAPCESACVLGINRPPVSIEEIEKHIIEIAFEKGFIKAKAPLIRTGKKVAVIGSGPAGLAAAAQLNKVGHEVTVFERDDAPGGLLRYGIPDFKLQKNVVDRRIDLMKEEGIIFKCNANVGENVEIGTLLRDFNAIVLAGGSTIPRDLPIDGRSAKGVHFAMDFLKQQNKRVASRAVGAEDIMATGKNVIVIGGGDTGSDCIGTSNRHGAKSVTQFEIMPMPPQARNEHMPWPNYPMLLKNTSSHEEGAQRAWSVNTKNFIADENGNLKALKVVDVEWEIDANGRPVTFKEVAGTERDLPCELVLLAMGFLHPQKEGLIEKLGVELDNRGNVKASEHTYQTNIAKIFAAGDVRRGQSLVVWAISEGREAARKVDEYLMGTTKLASKDAVAYA; encoded by the coding sequence ATGGGAAAAGTAACAGGATTTCAAGAATACGATAGAGTTGCGCCCACTAGAGAAGAGGCTGCAACACGTGTAAAACACTATGGGGAATTTTTAAATGAATTACCCTCAAAAGAATTAAATAATCAAGCTGCCCGTTGTATGGATTGCGGCGTACCTTTCTGCCAATCAGGCTGCCCATTGGGTAACGTGATTCCAGAATTTAACGACGCCGTTTATCAGGGTAAATGGGAATTAGCTGCAAATATTTTATTAAGCACCAATAATTTCCCTGAATTTACAGGTAGAATTTGTCCTGCACCGTGCGAATCAGCATGTGTATTAGGCATTAACCGCCCGCCGGTTTCTATCGAGGAAATTGAAAAACACATCATCGAAATTGCTTTCGAAAAAGGATTTATTAAAGCAAAAGCACCATTAATCAGAACCGGTAAAAAAGTTGCTGTGATTGGTTCAGGTCCTGCGGGCTTAGCTGCTGCTGCCCAGTTAAATAAGGTTGGTCACGAAGTTACCGTTTTCGAACGTGACGATGCTCCGGGTGGTTTATTGAGGTATGGTATCCCTGATTTCAAACTACAGAAAAATGTGGTAGATCGCCGTATCGATTTAATGAAAGAAGAAGGCATTATTTTTAAATGTAATGCCAATGTTGGCGAGAATGTTGAGATAGGTACTTTGTTACGCGATTTCAACGCAATTGTATTGGCTGGTGGTTCAACTATTCCACGCGATTTACCAATTGACGGCCGTTCCGCTAAAGGGGTTCACTTTGCAATGGATTTCTTGAAACAACAAAATAAACGTGTAGCGAGCAGAGCTGTTGGAGCGGAAGATATTATGGCCACTGGTAAAAATGTAATCGTAATTGGTGGTGGCGATACGGGATCTGACTGTATTGGTACTTCAAACCGTCATGGTGCGAAATCGGTTACACAATTCGAGATTATGCCAATGCCGCCACAGGCACGTAACGAGCATATGCCTTGGCCAAATTACCCAATGTTGCTGAAAAATACTTCTTCTCACGAAGAAGGTGCACAAAGGGCTTGGTCGGTAAATACTAAAAACTTTATTGCTGACGAAAATGGAAACCTTAAAGCCTTAAAAGTAGTTGATGTAGAATGGGAAATTGATGCAAACGGACGTCCGGTTACTTTTAAAGAAGTGGCTGGTACCGAAAGAGATCTTCCATGCGAACTGGTGCTTTTGGCAATGGGCTTCTTACATCCTCAAAAAGAAGGTTTAATTGAGAAATTAGGTGTAGAATTGGATAACCGCGGAAACGTAAAAGCATCTGAACACACTTATCAAACCAATATTGCTAAGATTTTTGCTGCAGGTGATGTTCGCCGTGGACAATCATTAGTCGTTTGGGCCATCTCAGAAGGTAGAGAGGCTGCCCGTAAGGTAGACGAATACTTAATGGGAACAACTAAACTGGCATCGAAAGATGCGGTTGCATACGCATAG
- a CDS encoding UDP-2,3-diacylglucosamine pyrophosphatase LpxH (product_source=COG2908; cath_funfam=3.60.21.10; cog=COG2908; superfamily=56300), producing the protein MRKFLQRLLSAWIIRMSNKFGSRPNRKRIHTALNKLYKNINTTPGKRGLIFEIADANKFIILSDQHKGARDYADDFTLAEKNYLKALEYYNQQDFHYINLGDSEELWENLLESVIKHNKDTFEAEKAFISKNHFTKIFGNHDLYWDNDPLAGFNLNRIYGTKIRIYEGAILRMPVGESKLDIFLTHGHQGDLQSDGNWFSKWFVSTVWAPLQSYLQINPNTPAYSNQLKTAHNALMYSWVATKKNLALITGHTHQPVFASLTHLERIYIKLNKAKKEKNADDLAVLNAELRKLIKEGDKRPRFGKYKPGYFNSGCCCFSDGDMTGIEIENGFIRLIKWSYHRNAIPERILLEEMKLSELLDLNLFNG; encoded by the coding sequence ATGCGAAAATTCTTACAACGTTTACTCAGTGCCTGGATTATTCGCATGTCGAATAAATTTGGTTCAAGGCCCAACCGTAAACGTATCCACACGGCTTTAAATAAACTGTACAAAAACATCAATACAACACCCGGTAAACGGGGGCTTATTTTTGAAATTGCTGATGCTAATAAATTCATCATTTTATCAGATCAGCATAAAGGTGCCAGAGATTATGCCGATGATTTTACTTTAGCTGAAAAGAATTATTTAAAGGCACTCGAATATTACAACCAGCAAGATTTCCATTACATAAATCTGGGTGATAGCGAGGAACTGTGGGAAAATTTGCTAGAATCTGTAATTAAACACAATAAGGATACTTTCGAAGCAGAAAAAGCTTTTATTTCAAAAAACCATTTCACAAAAATATTCGGTAACCACGATTTATATTGGGATAATGATCCTTTAGCAGGATTTAACCTCAATAGAATTTACGGAACCAAAATCCGTATTTATGAAGGCGCAATCTTAAGAATGCCGGTGGGTGAAAGTAAACTTGATATTTTCTTAACCCACGGCCATCAGGGTGATTTACAGAGTGATGGAAACTGGTTTAGCAAATGGTTTGTGAGTACAGTTTGGGCACCGCTGCAATCCTACCTTCAAATTAACCCGAATACACCAGCATACAGCAACCAGCTTAAAACGGCGCATAACGCACTCATGTACAGCTGGGTAGCTACAAAAAAGAATCTGGCTTTAATTACCGGACATACACATCAACCGGTTTTCGCATCATTAACACACCTGGAACGGATTTATATAAAACTTAATAAAGCCAAAAAAGAAAAGAATGCTGATGATCTTGCTGTTTTAAATGCAGAGCTTCGTAAACTGATAAAAGAAGGCGATAAAAGGCCACGTTTTGGCAAATACAAACCGGGTTACTTTAATAGCGGATGTTGCTGTTTTAGTGATGGCGATATGACTGGTATCGAAATTGAGAATGGCTTTATAAGATTAATAAAATGGTCGTACCATAGAAATGCTATTCCGGAAAGAATTTTGCTCGAAGAAATGAAACTCAGCGAGTTATTAGATTTAAATCTATTTAATGGGTAG